The following proteins are co-located in the Hevea brasiliensis isolate MT/VB/25A 57/8 chromosome 11, ASM3005281v1, whole genome shotgun sequence genome:
- the LOC110647027 gene encoding beta-galactosidase isoform X1: MSKDGLFMFLLLFFFSWVSSVTASVSYDHKAITINGQRRILISGSIHYPRSTPEMWPDLIQKAKDGGLDVIETYVFWNGHEPSPGTYYFGDRYDLVKFIKLIQQAGLYAHLRIGPYVCAEWNFGGFPVWLKYVPGIEFRTDNGPFKAAMQKFTEKIVSMMKSEKLFETQGGPIILSQIENEFGPVEWEIGAPGKAYTKWAAEMAVGLGTGVPWVMCKQDDAPDPVINTCNGFYCENFKPNKDYKPKVWTENWTGWYTEFGGAVPYRPAEDLAFSVARFIQNGGSLVNYYMYHGGTNFGRTAGGPFIATSYDYDAPIDEYGLTRDPKWGHLRDLHKAIKLCEPALVSVDPTVTSLGSNQEAHVFKSKSSCAAFLANYDTKYSVKVTFGSGQYDLPPWSISILPDCKTAVFNTARLGAQSTQMKMTPVGSAFSWQSYIEEAASGYADDTTTLDGLLEQINVTRDATDYLWYMTDVKIDPDEGFLKSGQNPLLTIFSAGHSLHVFINGQLSGGLNGALLVNKFRLHFLYSVVLTCLSILNAGTVYGSLNNPKLTFSQNVKLTAGINKISLLSVAVGLQNVGVHFEKWNTGVLGPVTLKGLNGGTTDLSGWKWSYKIGLKGEALNLHTVTGSSSVDWMEGKVIAKKQPLTWYKTTFDAPEGNDPLALDMSGMGKGQIWVNGQSIGRHWPGYIARGSCSDCNYAGTYDDKKCRSNCGEPSQRWYHVPRSWLNPSGNLLVVFEEWGGDPSGISLVKRTTGSVCADVFEGQPALKNWQMIAQGKLDHLQPKAHLWCPPGQKITQIKFASYGMPQGTCGSFREGSCHAQKSYDAFEKKCVGKQSCSVTVAPEVFGGNPCPDTGKKLSVEAVCS, encoded by the exons ATGTCTAAGGACGGCTTGTTTATGTTTCTGctactgttttttttttcttgggtTTCTTCTGTTACTGCTTCTGTGTCTTATGACCATAAAGCAATTACCATCAATGGGCAGAGAAGAATTCTTATTTCAGGCTCTATTCATTACCCAAGAAGTACTCCTGAG ATGTGGCCAGATCTTATTCAGAAGGCCAAAGATGGAGGTTTGGATGTCATAGAAACTTACGTTTTCTGGAATGGACATGAGCCTTCACCTGGGACT TATTATTTTGGGGATAGGTATGATCTGGTCAAGTTTATCAAGCTGATACAACAAGCAGGACTTTATGCTCATCTTCGAATAGGACCCTATGTTTGCGCTGAGTGGAACTTTGg GGGATTTCCTGTTTGGCTAAAATATGTTCCTGGTATTGAATTTAGAACTGACAACGGCCCTTTCAAG GCGGCAATGCAAAAGTTCACAGAGAAGATTGTCAGCATGATGAAGTCAGAGAAGTTGTTTGAAACTCAGGGAGGTCCAATAATTCTTTCTCAG ATAGAAAATGAATTTGGACCAGTGGAGTGGGAGATTGGTGCTCCTGGTAAAGCTTATACTAAATGGGCAGCTGAGATGGCAGTGGGTCTTGGTACAGGGGTCCCATGGGTTATGTGCAAGCAAGACGATGCCCCTGATCCTGTT ATCAACACCTGTAATGGATTCTACTGTGAGAATTTCAAACCAAACAAGGATTACAAACCCAAAGTGTGGACAGAAAACTGGACTGGCTG GTACACAGAATTTGGTGGTGCAGTTCCTTATAGACCTGCAGAAGATTTAGCATTTTCAGTTGCAAGGTTTATACAGAATGGTGGTTCACTTGTAAACTATTATATG TACCATGGAGGAACTAATTTTGGCCGGACTGCTGGCGGTCCCTTCATTGCTACTAGCTATGATTATGATGCCCCTATTGATGAATATG GACTAACAAGGGATCCAAAGTGGGGACACTTGAGAGATTTGCATAAAGCCATTAAGTTATGTGAACCTGCTTTAGTCTCTGTAGATCCCACAGTAACATCACTTGGGAGTAATCAAGAG GCTCATGTGTTCAAGTCAAAGTCATCCTGTGCAGCCTTCCTGGCAAACTATGACACTAAATACTCTGTGAAAGTGACTTTTGGCAGTGGGCAATATGACCTCCCACCTTGGTCTATCAGCATTCTTCCTGATTGTAAGACTGCAGTTTTTAACACTGCAAGG CTTGGTGCCCAAAGCACACAAATGAAGATGACACCTGTTGGCAGTGCATTTTCTTGGCAATCATACATTGAAGAAGCTGCCTCTGGTTATGCTGATGATACAACTACACTGGATGGATTGTTGGAGCAAATAAATGTCACAAGGGATGCTACAGACTATCTGTGGTATATGACAGA tgtCAAGATAGATCCTGATGAAGGATTTTTGAAAAGTGGACAGAATCCTCTTCTCACAATTTTTTCAGCTGGGCATTCTTTGCATGTTTTCATCAATGGTCAACTATCAGGTGGATTGAATGGGGCATTGCTAGTTAACAAGTTTCGACTTCACTTTCTATATTCTGTTGTACTAACTTGTTTGTCTATTCTTAATGCAGGAACTGTTTATGGATCATTAAACAATCCTAAGTTAACATTTAGCCAGAATGTGAAGTTGACAGCTGGTATTAACAAGATTTCTTTGTTAAGTGTTGCTGTGGGTCTACAG AATGTTGGTGTGCACTTCGAAAAATGGAATACTGGAGTTCTTGGCCCAGTCACATTGAAGGGTTTGAATGGGGGGACAACAGATCTATCAGGATGGAAATGGTCTTACAAG ATTGGTCTAAAAGGTGAAGCATTAAACCTTCATACTGTTACTGGGAGTTCATCTGTTGATTGGATGGAAGGAAAAGTAATTGCTAAAAAGCAGCCACTAACATGGTACAAG ACTACTTTTGATGCACCAGAAGGCAATGACCCATTAGCTTTAGATATGAGTGGTATGGGAAAAGGTCAAATATGGGTAAATGGTCAGAGTATAGGACGCCACTGGCCTGGATATATAGCTCGTGGTAGTTGTAGCGATTGCAACTATGCCGGCACTTATGATGATAAGAAATGCAGAAGTAATTGTGGAGAGCCCTCCCAAAGATG GTACCATGTTCCACGCTCATGGCTGAACCCAAGTGGGAACCTATTGGTTGTGTTTGAAGAATGGGGTGGTGATCCAAGTGGAATTTCTTTGGTCAAAAGGACTACAGGGAGTGTTTGTGCTGATGTATTTGAAGGACAGCCAGCATTGAAGAACTGGCAGATGATTGCACAGGGCAAACTTGACCATCTCCAACCCAAAGCCCATTTGTGGTGTCCTCCAGGGCAGAAGATCACTCAGATCAAGTTTGCTAGCTATGGAATGCCTCAGGGGACTTGCGGAAGCTTCCGAGAGGGAAGCTGTCATGCCCAGAAGTCATATGATGCTTTTGAAAAG AAGTGTGTTGGAAAGCAGTCTTGTTCTGTAACAGTGGCTCCTGAAGTTTTTGGAGGAAACCCCTGTCCTGATACTGGAAAAAAGCTTTCAGTTGAGGCTGTTTGCAGCTGA
- the LOC110647027 gene encoding beta-galactosidase isoform X2 — translation MSKDGLFMFLLLFFFSWVSSVTASVSYDHKAITINGQRRILISGSIHYPRSTPEMWPDLIQKAKDGGLDVIETYVFWNGHEPSPGTYYFGDRYDLVKFIKLIQQAGLYAHLRIGPYVCAEWNFGGFPVWLKYVPGIEFRTDNGPFKAAMQKFTEKIVSMMKSEKLFETQGGPIILSQIENEFGPVEWEIGAPGKAYTKWAAEMAVGLGTGVPWVMCKQDDAPDPVINTCNGFYCENFKPNKDYKPKVWTENWTGWYTEFGGAVPYRPAEDLAFSVARFIQNGGSLVNYYMYHGGTNFGRTAGGPFIATSYDYDAPIDEYGLTRDPKWGHLRDLHKAIKLCEPALVSVDPTVTSLGSNQEAHVFKSKSSCAAFLANYDTKYSVKVTFGSGQYDLPPWSISILPDCKTAVFNTARLGAQSTQMKMTPVGSAFSWQSYIEEAASGYADDTTTLDGLLEQINVTRDATDYLWYMTDVKIDPDEGFLKSGQNPLLTIFSAGHSLHVFINGQLSGTVYGSLNNPKLTFSQNVKLTAGINKISLLSVAVGLQNVGVHFEKWNTGVLGPVTLKGLNGGTTDLSGWKWSYKIGLKGEALNLHTVTGSSSVDWMEGKVIAKKQPLTWYKTTFDAPEGNDPLALDMSGMGKGQIWVNGQSIGRHWPGYIARGSCSDCNYAGTYDDKKCRSNCGEPSQRWYHVPRSWLNPSGNLLVVFEEWGGDPSGISLVKRTTGSVCADVFEGQPALKNWQMIAQGKLDHLQPKAHLWCPPGQKITQIKFASYGMPQGTCGSFREGSCHAQKSYDAFEKKCVGKQSCSVTVAPEVFGGNPCPDTGKKLSVEAVCS, via the exons ATGTCTAAGGACGGCTTGTTTATGTTTCTGctactgttttttttttcttgggtTTCTTCTGTTACTGCTTCTGTGTCTTATGACCATAAAGCAATTACCATCAATGGGCAGAGAAGAATTCTTATTTCAGGCTCTATTCATTACCCAAGAAGTACTCCTGAG ATGTGGCCAGATCTTATTCAGAAGGCCAAAGATGGAGGTTTGGATGTCATAGAAACTTACGTTTTCTGGAATGGACATGAGCCTTCACCTGGGACT TATTATTTTGGGGATAGGTATGATCTGGTCAAGTTTATCAAGCTGATACAACAAGCAGGACTTTATGCTCATCTTCGAATAGGACCCTATGTTTGCGCTGAGTGGAACTTTGg GGGATTTCCTGTTTGGCTAAAATATGTTCCTGGTATTGAATTTAGAACTGACAACGGCCCTTTCAAG GCGGCAATGCAAAAGTTCACAGAGAAGATTGTCAGCATGATGAAGTCAGAGAAGTTGTTTGAAACTCAGGGAGGTCCAATAATTCTTTCTCAG ATAGAAAATGAATTTGGACCAGTGGAGTGGGAGATTGGTGCTCCTGGTAAAGCTTATACTAAATGGGCAGCTGAGATGGCAGTGGGTCTTGGTACAGGGGTCCCATGGGTTATGTGCAAGCAAGACGATGCCCCTGATCCTGTT ATCAACACCTGTAATGGATTCTACTGTGAGAATTTCAAACCAAACAAGGATTACAAACCCAAAGTGTGGACAGAAAACTGGACTGGCTG GTACACAGAATTTGGTGGTGCAGTTCCTTATAGACCTGCAGAAGATTTAGCATTTTCAGTTGCAAGGTTTATACAGAATGGTGGTTCACTTGTAAACTATTATATG TACCATGGAGGAACTAATTTTGGCCGGACTGCTGGCGGTCCCTTCATTGCTACTAGCTATGATTATGATGCCCCTATTGATGAATATG GACTAACAAGGGATCCAAAGTGGGGACACTTGAGAGATTTGCATAAAGCCATTAAGTTATGTGAACCTGCTTTAGTCTCTGTAGATCCCACAGTAACATCACTTGGGAGTAATCAAGAG GCTCATGTGTTCAAGTCAAAGTCATCCTGTGCAGCCTTCCTGGCAAACTATGACACTAAATACTCTGTGAAAGTGACTTTTGGCAGTGGGCAATATGACCTCCCACCTTGGTCTATCAGCATTCTTCCTGATTGTAAGACTGCAGTTTTTAACACTGCAAGG CTTGGTGCCCAAAGCACACAAATGAAGATGACACCTGTTGGCAGTGCATTTTCTTGGCAATCATACATTGAAGAAGCTGCCTCTGGTTATGCTGATGATACAACTACACTGGATGGATTGTTGGAGCAAATAAATGTCACAAGGGATGCTACAGACTATCTGTGGTATATGACAGA tgtCAAGATAGATCCTGATGAAGGATTTTTGAAAAGTGGACAGAATCCTCTTCTCACAATTTTTTCAGCTGGGCATTCTTTGCATGTTTTCATCAATGGTCAACTATCAG GAACTGTTTATGGATCATTAAACAATCCTAAGTTAACATTTAGCCAGAATGTGAAGTTGACAGCTGGTATTAACAAGATTTCTTTGTTAAGTGTTGCTGTGGGTCTACAG AATGTTGGTGTGCACTTCGAAAAATGGAATACTGGAGTTCTTGGCCCAGTCACATTGAAGGGTTTGAATGGGGGGACAACAGATCTATCAGGATGGAAATGGTCTTACAAG ATTGGTCTAAAAGGTGAAGCATTAAACCTTCATACTGTTACTGGGAGTTCATCTGTTGATTGGATGGAAGGAAAAGTAATTGCTAAAAAGCAGCCACTAACATGGTACAAG ACTACTTTTGATGCACCAGAAGGCAATGACCCATTAGCTTTAGATATGAGTGGTATGGGAAAAGGTCAAATATGGGTAAATGGTCAGAGTATAGGACGCCACTGGCCTGGATATATAGCTCGTGGTAGTTGTAGCGATTGCAACTATGCCGGCACTTATGATGATAAGAAATGCAGAAGTAATTGTGGAGAGCCCTCCCAAAGATG GTACCATGTTCCACGCTCATGGCTGAACCCAAGTGGGAACCTATTGGTTGTGTTTGAAGAATGGGGTGGTGATCCAAGTGGAATTTCTTTGGTCAAAAGGACTACAGGGAGTGTTTGTGCTGATGTATTTGAAGGACAGCCAGCATTGAAGAACTGGCAGATGATTGCACAGGGCAAACTTGACCATCTCCAACCCAAAGCCCATTTGTGGTGTCCTCCAGGGCAGAAGATCACTCAGATCAAGTTTGCTAGCTATGGAATGCCTCAGGGGACTTGCGGAAGCTTCCGAGAGGGAAGCTGTCATGCCCAGAAGTCATATGATGCTTTTGAAAAG AAGTGTGTTGGAAAGCAGTCTTGTTCTGTAACAGTGGCTCCTGAAGTTTTTGGAGGAAACCCCTGTCCTGATACTGGAAAAAAGCTTTCAGTTGAGGCTGTTTGCAGCTGA
- the LOC110647028 gene encoding beta-galactosidase — protein sequence MWKMSREKGLVLLLLFFSSWITSATATVTYDHKAIVINGQRRILISGSIHYPRSTPEMWPGLIQKAKEGGLDMIQTYVFWNGHEPTQGQYYFEDRYDIVKFIKLVQQAGLYVHLRIGPYICAEWNFGGFPMWLKYVPGIEFRTDNAPFKDAMQKFTTKIVDMMKAERLFEPQGGPIILSQIENEYGPVEWEIGAPGKSYTKWAAAMAVGLNTGVPWVMCKQQDAPDPTIDTCNGFYCEGYKPNNYNKPKMWTENWTGWYTEFGAAVPYRPPEDTAFSVARFIANSGSFVNYYMYHGGTNFGRTSGLFMATSYDYDAPLDEYGLPHDPKWGHLRDLHKAIKLCEPALISVDPTITSLGKNQEAHVYQAKTACAAFLANYDTQYSVKVVFWNKEYWLPPWSISILPDCKTVVYNTARIGAQSTQMSMIPAVSGFSWQSYNDEVPVGYGQGTFTHDGLWEQKFITWDKTDYLWYMTNVNIDPNEGFLKNGKSPFLTVNSAGHVLHVFINGQLAGTVYGSLDDPKVKFSQNVNLKAGTNTISLLSATVGLPNVGVHYDTWNAGVMGPVTLSGLNQGTLDMSKWKWSYKIGVKGEDLNLGTSAGSSSVPWAQGPQLSKKQPLTWYKTSFDAPPGNDPLALDMYTMGKGQVWINGRSIGRHWPGYTARGNCGDCDYAGTYTDKKCKSKCGQPSQQWYHVPRSWLFPKGNLLVVFEEMGGDPTGISLLKRIVGSVCADIYDDQPAVQNWQGIVPTKPKAHLWCPPGHTISQIKFASYGWPQGRCGYFQQGKCHAQKSWDPFQSNCLGKQSCEVVVAPENFGGDPCPGSPKKLSVEVQCS from the exons atgtggAAAATGTCAAGGGAAAAGGGGTTAGTGTTGCTGCTATTGTTTTTCTCTTCATGGATTACTTCTGCTACAGCTACTGTAACATATGATCATAAAGCTATTGTTATCAATGGACAAAGAAGGATCCTTATTTCTGGTTCTATTCATTACCCAAGAAGCACTCCAGAG ATGTGGCCAGGCCTTATACAGAAAGCTAAAGAAGGAGGCTTGGATATGATACAAACTTATGTCTTCTGGAATGGACACGAGCCTACTCAAGGACAA TACTATTTTGAGGATAGGTATGATATAGTGAAGTTCATCAAGCTAGTGCAGCAAGCAGGCCTCTATGTTCATCTGCGGATAGGACCTTATATTTGCGCAGAATGGAACTTCGG GGGATTTCCTATGTGGCTAAAATATGTTCCTGGGATTGAATTTAGAACAGACAATGCCCCTTTCAAG GATGCAATGCAAAAATTCACAACCAAGATTGTGGATATGATGAAGGCAGAAAGGTTGTTTGAACCTCAGGGAGGTCCAATAATTCTATCTCAG ATTGAAAATGAATATGGACCAGTGGAATGGGAAATTGGTGCACCAGGTAAATCATATACAAAATGGGCAGCTGCAATGGCAGTAGGCCTTAATACAGGAGTCCCATGGGTCATGTGCAAACAACAAGATGCCCCTGATCCAACT ATTGATACCTGCAATGGATTCTACTGTGAAGGCTACAAACCAAATAACTACAATAAACCAAAAATGTGGACAGAAAATTGGACTGGTTG GTATACAGAATTTGGTGCTGCAGTTCCTTACAGGCCACCGGAAGATACAGCATTTTCAGTTGCGAGGTTTATAGCCAATAGTGGTTCGTTTGTAAATTATTATATG TATCATGGAGGAACCAATTTTGGTCGAACTTCTGGCCTTTTCATGGCCACTAGCTATGATTATGATGCCCCTCTTGATGAATATG GATTACCACATGATCCAAAGTGGGGACATTTGAGAGATCTGCATAAAGCCATCAAGCTATGTGAACCTGCTTTAATCTCTGTAGATCCTACAATAACCTCTCTTGGGAAGAATCAAGAG GCTCATGTGTACCAAGCAAAAACCGCCTGTGCAGCCTTTCTAGCAAACTATGACACACAATATTCTGTGAAAGTAGTGTTTTGGAATAAGGAATACTGGCTTCCACCTTGGTCTATCAGCATCCTTCCTGATTGCAAAACTGTAGTTTACAACACTGCAAGG ATTGGTGCTCAAAGTACACAGATGTCGATGATTCCTGCAGTGAGTGGATTTTCTTGGCAGTCATACAATGATGAAGTTCCTGTTGGTTATGGTCAGGGGACATTTACACATGATGGATTGTGGGAGCAAAAGTTCATCACGTGGGATAAAACAGATTATTTATGGTATATGACAAA TGTAAACATAGACCCAAATGAAGGGTTTTTGAAGAATGGAAAGAGTCCATTTCTCACAGTTAATTCAGCTGGCCATGTGTTGCATGTTTTCATCAATGGTCAACTAGCAG GAACTGTGTATGGATCATTAGACGATCCTAAGGTAAAGTTCAGCCAAAATGTGAATTTGAAAGCTGGTACAAATACCATCTCCCTGTTGAGTGCTACCGTGGGTCTTCCG AATGTTGGTGTGCATTATGATACATGGAATGCTGGGGTTATGGGCCCAGTCACATTATCAGGTTTAAATCAAGGAACATTAGACATGTCAAAGTGGAAATGGTCTTACAAG ATTGGTGTAAAAGGCGAAGACTTAAACCTAGGAACCTCTGCTGGGAGTTCATCAGTTCCCTGGGCTCAAGGACCACAATTGTCTAAAAAACAACCACTAACATGGTACAAG ACTAGCTTTGATGCACCACCAGGCAATGACCCATTAGCATTAGATATGTACACCATGGGTAAAGGTCAAGTATGGATAAACGGTCGAAGTATAGGAAGGCACTGGCCTGGATACACAGCTCGTGGGAATTGTGGAGATTGTGATTATGCTGGAACCTATACTGATAAAAAATGTAAAAGTAAATGCGGACAGCCCTCTCAACAATG GTACCATGTTCCTCGCTCATGGTTGTTCCCCAAGGGGAATCTATTAGTTGTGTTTGAAGAAATGGGTGGCGATCCTACTGGAATTTCTTTACTCAAACGAATCGTAGGAAGTGTTTGTGCTGATATATATGACGATCAGCCAGCAGTGCAAAATTGGCAGGGGATAGTCCCAACCAAACCCAAAGCTCATTTGTGGTGTCCTCCTGGGCATACCATCTCTCAGATTAAGTTTGCTAGCTATGGATGGCCTCAAGGAAGATGTGGCTACTTCCAACAAGGGAAATGTCATGCCCAGAAGTCTTGGGATCCTTTCCAAAGT AACTGTCTTGGAAAGCAATCATGTGAAGTAGTTGTGGCTCCTGAAAACTTTGGAGGGGATCCATGTCCAGGTAGCCCAAAGAAACTTTCAGTTGAGGTTCAGTGCAGTTGA